One window of the Manihot esculenta cultivar AM560-2 chromosome 14, M.esculenta_v8, whole genome shotgun sequence genome contains the following:
- the LOC110630754 gene encoding protein NUCLEAR FUSION DEFECTIVE 4 produces MERLNLNTKWFSTVASIWIQCTSGSLYTFSIYSPTLKSTQSYDQSTLDTVSVFKDIGANCGVLSGVLYTKATSHHHHQRTSTISSGPWVVLLVGAIQCFAGYFLMWAAVSGLIRPPPVVVMCLFMFVAAHAQSFFNTANVVTSVRNFPSYSGTAVGIMKGFLGLSGAILVQVYQTLFNNRPTSYLLMLALLPSINPMIQMWFVRIHSVSEGDEKKYLDSFSVVSLVLAAYLMIIIILEHVFSFQFSMRVVAFILLMLLLVSPIFVAIKTREKNSDIISERNQLVDESKMLARHGPSGYRSLPDDPEGSSCLQNDQDLNLLQAACTVDFWILFLAMACGMGSGLATVNNLSQVGGSLGYASFETNTLVSLWSIWNFLGRFGAGYISDQFLRSRGWSRPLFMVITLAGMTIGHLVIASGLPGALYAGSVLVGVCYGSQWSLMPTIASEIFGVGHMGTIFNTITIASPVGSYIFSVRVVGYIYDRESSGEGITCTGTHCIMLSFLIMASATFLGALAALGLFLRTKGFYNRIVLVSLQHSMTGRP; encoded by the exons ATGGAGAGACTGAACCTTAACACCAAATGGTTCTCTACGGTTGCCAGCATATGGATCCAGTGCACCAGTGGCTCTCTCTACACCTTCTCCATCTATTCTCCTACTCTTAAGTCTACCCAAAGCTATGATCAATCAACGCTCGATACTGTCTCTGTTTTCAAGGACATCGGCGCCAACTGCGGCGTCCTCTCTGGTGTTCTTTACACCAAAGCCACCAGCCATCACCACCACCAACGCACTTCGACAATTTCTAGTGGGCCATGGGTGGTCCTCCTGGTTGGCGCCATACAGTGCTTCGCCGGGTATTTCCTCATGTGGGCTGCTGTCAGCGGATTAATTCGGCCACCGCCGGTTGTGGTAATGTGTTTGTTCATGTTTGTGGCGGCGCATGCCCAAAGTTTCTTTAATACCGCTAACGTCGTCACGTCCGTGCGGAATTTCCCCAGCTATAGTGGCACTGCTGTTGGCATCATGAAG GGATTTCTTGGTTTAAGTGGAGCGATATTAGTACAAGTATATCAAACGCTATTCAACAACAGACCCACCTCGTATCTCCTGATGTTGGCACTTTTGCCCAGCATCAATCCGATGATACAAATGTGGTTCGTCAGAATTCACAGTGTGAGTGAAGGAGACGAGAAGAAGTACCTTGACAGTTTCTCAGTGGTTTCATTGGTTCTGGCTGCTTACCTTATGATCATTATAATATTGGAACATGTCTTTAGTTTCCAATTTTCAATGCGTGTGGTTGCGTTTATCCTGCTCATGTTGTTGCTTGTGTCGCCTATTTTCGTTGCAATCAAAACCAGGGAAAAGAATTCTGATATTATTTCTGAGAGGAATCAATTAGTGGATGAATCTAAGATGCTTGCAAGGCATGGTCCTAGTGGGTATCGAAGTTTGCCTGATGACCCTGAAGGTAGCAGTTGTTTGCAAAATGACCAAGATCTGAATCTATTGCAAGCTGCCTGTACGGTGGATTTCTGGATTTTGTTTCTTGCCATGGCTTGTGGTATGGGCTCAGGACTTGCCACAGTCAATAATTTGAGCCAGGTAGGAGGATCTCTTGGTTATGCAAGTTTTGAAACTAATACCTTAGTTTCTTTGTGGAGCATTTGGAACTTTCTTGGCCGATTTGGAGCTGGATATATATCTGATCAGTTCTTACGCTCTAGAGGCTGGTCAAGGCCATTGTTCATGGTCATCACTCTTGCAGGTATGACCATTGGTCATTTGGTGATTGCTTCTGGTTTACCTGGTGCTCTCTATGCTGGGTCAGTTTTGGTGGGTGTTTGTTATGGTTCTCAGTGGTCACTGATGCCCACAATTGCTTCAGAGATATTTGGGGTGGGACATATGGGCACCATATTCAATACCATCACCATTGCTAGTCCTGTTGGATCCTACATATTTTCTGTGAGAGTGGTTGGTTATATATATGACAGGGAATCATCAGGGGAAGGGATCACATGCACTGGAACTCATTGTATCATGTTATCATTTCTGATAATGGCATCGGCTACATTTCTGGGGGCTCTTGCTGCCTTGGGCTTGTTCTTGCGGACAAAAGGTTTTTATAATCGGATCGTGCTCGTAAGTTTACAACattccatgacaggaagaccataA
- the LOC110630963 gene encoding LOB domain-containing protein 27 — protein sequence MTLKGGTSQACAACKYQRRKCSSECPLAPYFPPDQPQLFQNAHKLFGVKKITKLLENLEASQREEAMRSVIYQANVRDRFPVHGCWGIICQLHYQIRQAEEELHAVHAQLEMYRQHQHHQISSLTDDVPSQLQLGMAPPSNALSLFGHNAPQPYNSLPLSQQHSYSNSSNAGYSSGYLDSKEHLGNSLWAQQPYASTNNNNNNNNINPMAIQSHFVSSQPLAIQQEVVQDYDEIHPFFDTIDDRQSYIDSKEAYESSSEESLKDTTQSIEHVAENELKSAAACFSLTSVN from the exons ATGACCCTTAAGGGTGGCACCAGCCAGGCCTGTGCTGCGTGCAAATACCAAAGGAGAAAGTGCTCCTCTGAGTGTCCTTTAGCTCCTTACTTCCCTCCTGACCAACCTCAGCTGTTTCAGAATGCCCATAAATTATTTGGTGTAAAAAAGATTACCAAATTACTCGAAAATCTTGAAGCCTCTCAACGGGAAGAGGCAATGCGTTCCGTTATTTATCAAGCCAATGTTCGCGATAGATTCCCTGTTCATGGATGCTGGGGCATCATCTGTCAGCTTCATTACCAAATTAGGCAAGCTGAAGAAGAGCTCCACGCTGTTCATGCACAACTCGAAATGTACAGGCAACATCAACATCATCAGATTTCATCCTTAACTGATGATGTCCCTTCACAATTACAATTAGGGATGGCTCCTCCTAGTAATGCCCTTTCGCTTTTCGGTCACAATGCCCCTCAGCCTTACAATTCTTTGCCTCTTTCACAACAGCATTCCTACTCTAATAGCAGTAATGCTGGTTATAGTTCTGGTTACTTAGATTCCAAAGAACATTTAGGCAATTCTTTGTGGGCTCAACAGCCGTATGCGTCcaccaataataataataataataataatatcaatccTATGGCAATTCAATCTCACTTTGTTTCATCACAGCCACTGGCTATACAACAAGAAGTTGTTCAAGATTACGATGAAATCCATCCATTTTTCGATACAATTGATGACAGACAATCATATATTGATTCTAAAGAGGCATATGAGTCAAG CTCTGAAGAATCATTGAAGGACACAACACAGTCCATTGAGCATGTTGCTGAGAATGAATTGAAGAGTGCTGCTGCATGTTTCAGTCTTACCAGTGTCAATTGA